In Bacillus sp. Cs-700, one genomic interval encodes:
- the trxA gene encoding thioredoxin translates to MAIVHATDQSFAQETSEGLVLADFWAPWCGPCKMIAPVLEELDAEMSDVKVVKLDVDENQETASKFGVMSIPTLLVFKNGEVVDQVVGFQPKEALAQTLSKHQ, encoded by the coding sequence ATGGCTATCGTACACGCAACAGATCAAAGTTTTGCACAAGAAACAAGTGAAGGTCTCGTTCTTGCAGACTTCTGGGCACCATGGTGTGGCCCTTGTAAAATGATCGCTCCTGTACTAGAAGAGCTTGACGCTGAAATGAGCGACGTGAAAGTAGTAAAACTTGACGTTGATGAAAATCAGGAAACAGCAAGCAAATTTGGTGTAATGAGCATCCCAACGCTTCTCGTTTTCAAAAATGGTGAGGTTGTTGACCAGGTTGTCGGCTTCCAACCAAAAGAAGCACTTGCACAAACACTTTCTAAGCATCAATAA
- a CDS encoding electron transfer flavoprotein subunit alpha/FixB family protein, which yields MAKKVLVFAEARDNELRNVSFEAIGAGKEIAAGGEVIAAIAGENVSSLTDQLFHYGADRVIKVEDEKLKNYTSDGYGQAFLQIVESIDPDAILMPHTSMGKDLAPRLASKLDAGLVSDATGIELDGEAVVFTRPIYSGKAFEKKKVKEGIILATIRPNNIAALEIDASRSGEVFEENVEIKDLRTIVKDVVRKSTSGVDLSEAKVIVAGGRGVKSEEGFEPLQELADLLGAAVGASRGACDADYCDYSLQIGQTGKVVTPDLYIACGISGAIQHLAGMSNSKVIVAINKDPEASIFSVADYGIVGDLFEVVPLLTQEFKKVLQTS from the coding sequence ATGGCCAAAAAAGTTCTCGTATTTGCAGAAGCGCGTGACAATGAATTACGAAATGTTTCATTTGAAGCAATTGGTGCAGGGAAAGAAATTGCAGCCGGTGGAGAAGTGATTGCAGCCATTGCTGGAGAAAATGTGAGCTCTTTAACAGATCAACTTTTTCATTACGGAGCGGACCGTGTCATTAAAGTGGAAGATGAAAAACTAAAAAATTATACAAGTGATGGATATGGTCAAGCATTTTTGCAGATCGTTGAGAGCATCGATCCTGATGCTATTTTAATGCCACATACATCAATGGGGAAAGATTTGGCGCCACGACTTGCAAGTAAGCTTGATGCTGGTCTTGTCTCAGATGCTACTGGTATTGAACTTGATGGAGAAGCAGTAGTCTTTACACGACCAATTTATTCGGGTAAAGCATTCGAAAAGAAAAAAGTAAAAGAAGGTATTATTCTTGCTACAATTCGTCCGAATAATATTGCTGCTCTTGAGATTGATGCATCACGTTCCGGAGAAGTTTTTGAAGAAAACGTAGAGATCAAAGACCTCCGTACGATTGTGAAGGATGTTGTTCGTAAGTCGACTTCTGGTGTCGACCTCTCAGAAGCCAAAGTAATTGTAGCTGGCGGTCGAGGCGTTAAAAGTGAAGAAGGATTTGAACCGCTACAGGAACTTGCAGATCTTCTCGGTGCTGCTGTAGGGGCATCCCGCGGCGCTTGTGATGCTGATTATTGTGATTACTCGCTTCAAATTGGGCAAACAGGTAAAGTGGTAACGCCAGATCTTTACATTGCTTGTGGAATATCTGGGGCGATCCAACACTTAGCAGGTATGTCTAACTCAAAAGTAATTGTAGCGATTAATAAAGATCCTGAAGCAAGCATTTTCAGTGTAGCTGACTATGGAATTGTTGGAGATTTGTTTGAAGTGGTGCCACTTCTGACACAGGAATTCAAAAAAGTTTTACAAACAAGCTAA
- a CDS encoding electron transfer flavoprotein subunit beta/FixA family protein, whose protein sequence is MNIYVIMKRTFDTEEKIVIENGKISEEGVEFIINPYDEYAIEEAIQLRDDHGGEVTVVSIGDEEVEKELRTALAMGADKAVLINNEDLDESDQYTTTALLAAYFEDKEYDIILGGNVSNDNSTGQIGPRLAEKLGIAYVTTITKLDIDGTTATMERDVEGDMEVVEAQLPLLVTAQQGLNEPRYPSLPGIMKAKKKPLEEIDYDDLDVDEDEIEAKTETIEVYLPPKKEAGKVLEGEIGDQVEELVKLLRQEAKVI, encoded by the coding sequence ATGAACATTTATGTCATTATGAAAAGAACATTTGATACAGAGGAAAAAATCGTTATTGAAAATGGGAAAATTAGTGAAGAAGGCGTTGAATTTATCATCAATCCATATGATGAGTATGCGATAGAAGAAGCGATTCAACTACGCGACGATCATGGTGGAGAAGTAACAGTGGTTAGCATTGGGGATGAAGAAGTTGAAAAAGAGCTACGTACAGCTCTAGCAATGGGCGCAGATAAAGCTGTCCTCATTAACAATGAAGATCTTGATGAAAGCGATCAGTATACAACGACCGCCCTTCTTGCCGCTTATTTTGAGGATAAAGAATACGATATTATTCTTGGCGGAAATGTATCAAACGACAACAGCACGGGTCAAATCGGTCCACGTCTTGCTGAAAAACTTGGAATCGCTTACGTAACCACAATTACGAAACTCGATATTGATGGAACAACGGCTACAATGGAACGTGATGTAGAAGGGGACATGGAAGTTGTTGAAGCGCAACTCCCATTGCTTGTTACAGCTCAGCAGGGGCTAAATGAACCGCGTTATCCATCGCTCCCAGGGATCATGAAAGCAAAGAAGAAGCCTCTAGAAGAAATTGATTATGATGACCTAGATGTTGATGAGGATGAAATTGAAGCTAAAACAGAAACAATTGAAGTCTATTTGCCACCTAAAAAAGAAGCTGGAAAAGTACTTGAAGGTGAAATTGGAGACCAAGTGGAAGAATTAGTGAAATTACTTCGCCAGGAAGCGAAAGTTATATAG
- a CDS encoding enoyl-CoA hydratase, with protein sequence MEFINISNENKVAHITLNRPPANAVASDVLRELSEAFTLIEDDPKTKVILISGEGRFFSAGADIKEFTTVSTEEGFADLGSYGQQLFDKMEAFSKPIVAAIHGAALGGGLELAMACHIRFVTEDAKLGLPELQLGLVPGFAGTQRLPALVGKAKATEMLLTSEPISGREALELGLANQVYSEEDLLPKAKEFAEKIAKKSAVAVSYALKLLTYSKTEKFDEGVQKEREYFGKAFASEDGQEGIQAFIEKRQPNFQDK encoded by the coding sequence GTGGAGTTCATTAACATTTCGAATGAAAACAAAGTAGCACACATTACGTTGAATCGTCCTCCAGCTAACGCTGTGGCTTCGGACGTTTTGCGTGAATTGTCGGAGGCGTTCACTCTAATTGAAGACGACCCTAAGACAAAGGTGATTTTGATTTCTGGTGAAGGTAGGTTTTTCTCAGCAGGTGCTGATATTAAAGAATTTACAACGGTTAGCACTGAAGAAGGCTTTGCGGATCTAGGTAGCTATGGGCAACAATTATTCGACAAAATGGAAGCGTTCTCAAAACCGATTGTCGCTGCTATTCATGGTGCTGCGCTTGGAGGAGGGCTAGAACTAGCAATGGCATGTCATATTCGCTTCGTAACAGAAGATGCTAAGCTAGGTCTGCCTGAGCTGCAGCTAGGTTTAGTCCCTGGATTTGCAGGTACACAACGACTGCCCGCGTTAGTTGGAAAAGCAAAAGCCACTGAAATGCTACTAACGAGTGAACCCATCTCAGGACGAGAGGCATTAGAACTTGGCTTAGCGAATCAGGTATATAGCGAGGAAGACCTTTTACCTAAAGCGAAAGAATTCGCTGAAAAAATTGCTAAGAAAAGCGCTGTAGCAGTAAGCTATGCTCTTAAACTGCTTACGTATTCAAAAACAGAAAAATTTGATGAAGGCGTTCAAAAAGAACGAGAGTATTTTGGAAAGGCATTCGCTTCAGAAGATGGACAAGAAGGAATTCAAGCGTTCATCGAGAAGCGTCAGCCAAACTTTCAAGATAAATAA
- a CDS encoding TetR/AcrR family transcriptional regulator — MVEKGKKRGPKYDKIIDAAVVVIAQNGYHQAQVSKIAREAGVADGTIYLYFKNKEDLLISLFQKKMGSFIDKTEEQIAKKENAMDKLFTLIDMHFKHLGSDYELAIVTQLELRQTNKALRAQIGEVLKKYLTLVDHILHEGIKSGLFIEELDIRLARQMIFGTLDETVTNWVMKDHKFELEPLAKPLHHLLINGLSK, encoded by the coding sequence ATGGTAGAAAAGGGGAAAAAAAGGGGTCCGAAATACGATAAGATTATTGATGCAGCCGTTGTAGTCATTGCCCAGAATGGGTATCACCAGGCGCAGGTATCTAAAATAGCGCGTGAAGCTGGAGTGGCAGACGGTACGATTTATCTTTATTTTAAAAATAAAGAAGATCTGCTCATTTCGTTATTTCAGAAAAAAATGGGAAGCTTTATCGATAAGACAGAAGAACAAATTGCAAAAAAAGAGAATGCAATGGATAAATTGTTTACGCTGATCGATATGCATTTCAAACACCTTGGTTCTGACTATGAACTTGCAATTGTAACTCAGTTAGAATTAAGACAAACGAACAAAGCACTTCGCGCACAAATCGGCGAAGTATTAAAAAAATACTTAACGCTTGTGGATCACATCTTGCATGAGGGGATTAAGTCAGGATTATTTATAGAGGAATTAGATATTCGCCTCGCTAGACAAATGATCTTTGGAACACTTGATGAAACCGTCACAAACTGGGTTATGAAAGACCACAAGTTCGAATTGGAACCACTTGCTAAGCCGCTTCATCACCTTTTAATTAACGGCTTAAGCAAATAA
- a CDS encoding long-chain-fatty-acid--CoA ligase produces MMNMPEKEWFNFYQEGVPTSIEYEEKPLHAYLVDAASKHPNKKAVHFLGKELTYQELHTRSRRLANSLRENGLKKGDRVSIMLPNCPQAVISYYAVLMAGGVVVQTNPLYMERELEHQLKDSQADMMICLDLVLPKVLKVKDKTVLQHIIVTKIQDYLPFPKNKLYPLVQKQKKQGLLVEMPSTNQIHTFQEWVASGKDEEIKIDVNVKEDLALLQYTGGTTGLAKGVMLTHFNLVVNTMQCKHWIHDAKYGEERVLGILPFFHVYGMTCVMNLSIMYAAKMIILPKFEPKDTLKTIQKQKPTLFPGAPTIYISLLNDPDIDRYDLSSIKACISGSAPLPIEVQQKFQEKISGRLVEGYGLTESSPVTHSNPLDGTVVGSIGLPWPDTDAKIVNAADEEAEIKEIGELIVKGPQVMKGYWNRPDETSAVLKDGWLYTGDMAYRDEKGYFYVVDRKKDMIIAGGYNIYPREVEEILYEHPAVQEAVIIGVPDAYRGETVKAFVVLKNTAHVTEDELNQHCRRYLAAYKVPRLYEFREELPKTTVGKILRRVLVDEERAKENQSL; encoded by the coding sequence ATGATGAACATGCCCGAAAAAGAGTGGTTTAATTTTTATCAAGAAGGAGTACCGACCTCAATTGAATATGAGGAAAAGCCTCTTCATGCTTATCTTGTTGATGCAGCTTCAAAGCATCCTAACAAAAAAGCCGTTCATTTCCTTGGAAAAGAACTAACTTACCAAGAACTTCATACGCGCTCAAGACGTCTCGCAAATTCATTGCGTGAAAATGGTCTCAAAAAGGGTGATAGAGTTTCGATTATGCTACCAAACTGTCCTCAGGCAGTTATTAGTTACTATGCTGTTCTGATGGCTGGAGGGGTTGTTGTCCAAACGAATCCCCTTTATATGGAAAGAGAGCTTGAACACCAGTTAAAAGATTCTCAAGCAGATATGATGATATGCCTTGACCTCGTCTTACCTAAGGTTTTGAAGGTAAAAGATAAAACGGTATTGCAACATATTATTGTAACGAAAATTCAAGATTACTTACCATTTCCCAAGAATAAGCTTTATCCTTTAGTACAAAAACAGAAAAAACAAGGATTGCTTGTGGAAATGCCTTCAACAAATCAAATTCATACGTTTCAAGAATGGGTAGCATCTGGTAAGGATGAAGAGATAAAGATAGATGTTAATGTAAAAGAAGATCTTGCTCTTCTTCAATATACCGGCGGAACAACGGGTCTTGCAAAAGGGGTAATGCTCACTCACTTCAATCTTGTGGTTAATACAATGCAATGTAAGCACTGGATTCATGATGCGAAGTATGGTGAAGAACGTGTGCTAGGAATTCTCCCATTTTTCCACGTGTATGGAATGACTTGCGTAATGAATTTATCGATTATGTATGCGGCAAAAATGATCATTCTCCCTAAATTTGAGCCAAAGGACACGTTGAAAACAATCCAAAAACAAAAACCGACTCTATTCCCCGGTGCACCCACTATCTATATATCTTTACTCAATGATCCTGATATTGATCGATATGATTTATCATCAATCAAGGCTTGTATAAGTGGATCAGCTCCGCTTCCAATTGAAGTTCAACAAAAGTTTCAAGAAAAAATAAGCGGTCGCCTTGTTGAGGGCTATGGGTTAACAGAATCCTCACCTGTTACTCATTCCAACCCTTTGGATGGTACAGTCGTAGGGAGCATTGGGCTTCCGTGGCCTGATACGGATGCGAAGATTGTCAATGCAGCTGATGAAGAGGCTGAGATAAAGGAAATAGGAGAACTTATTGTAAAAGGTCCTCAAGTGATGAAGGGCTATTGGAATCGACCAGATGAAACATCAGCTGTGTTAAAAGATGGTTGGCTATACACTGGAGATATGGCTTATCGAGATGAAAAAGGTTACTTCTATGTCGTGGATCGAAAAAAAGACATGATTATCGCTGGCGGTTATAATATATATCCTAGAGAAGTTGAAGAAATTTTATATGAGCACCCTGCTGTTCAAGAAGCTGTGATTATTGGTGTACCGGATGCTTATCGCGGTGAAACGGTAAAAGCGTTTGTCGTGTTAAAGAACACTGCACATGTAACGGAGGATGAGTTAAATCAGCATTGCCGTCGCTATTTAGCGGCTTATAAAGTGCCAAGATTGTATGAATTTAGGGAGGAGCTTCCTAAAACAACAGTTGGGAAAATTCTGCGACGAGTGCTTGTCGATGAAGAGAGAGCAAAAGAAAACCAATCGCTTTAG
- a CDS encoding DUF350 domain-containing protein yields the protein MEQLWDSVAFQTAANYSVVIVCMIVFLSVFEFVTSYRNWEEIQRGNLAVSMATGGKIFGIANIFRFSIEHNDSLVTMMGWGVFGFVLLLIGYFTFEFLTPKFRIDKEIAADNRAVGFISMVISIGLSFVIGAGIS from the coding sequence ATGGAACAACTTTGGGATAGTGTAGCATTTCAAACCGCAGCAAATTATAGTGTTGTCATTGTTTGCATGATCGTGTTTTTATCAGTCTTTGAATTTGTGACATCTTATCGTAACTGGGAAGAAATCCAAAGAGGAAATCTCGCCGTATCTATGGCTACAGGCGGGAAAATCTTTGGAATCGCCAACATTTTTCGCTTTTCGATTGAGCACAACGATTCTCTCGTCACAATGATGGGATGGGGCGTTTTTGGTTTTGTTTTATTGTTAATTGGGTATTTTACTTTTGAATTTTTGACACCTAAATTTCGAATCGATAAAGAAATTGCAGCGGATAATCGGGCAGTAGGATTTATATCAATGGTTATTTCAATTGGACTGTCCTTTGTCATTGGTGCAGGGATTTCGTAA
- a CDS encoding endonuclease MutS2 — MQKRVLRLLEYDKVKERLGKHVSSSLGKQKVEQLTPLFSLEDVNHQLEGTEEGRKVIRLRGQAPLGGIRDIRQSVKRAEIGGTLNPSELLDISSTIYGGRRFKTFLENMIDDGVELPLLGDLVHQIMPETDLEKEINACIDQDGEVLDSASDALRRLRTQLRSFESRVREKLESLIRSSSTRKMLSDALVTIRNERYVIPVKQEYRGSFGGMVHDQSSSGATLFIEPQSVVSINNQLKEVKVKEKLEIERILTELTGHVAEASDTLRHNVEVLADIDFIFARALYANELKATNPSMNDEGELEIRQGRHPLLPQDEVVPSSLYLGKDYSSLVITGPNTGGKTVTLKTAGLLTLMAQSGLHIPADEGSTMAVFQNIFADIGDEQSIEQSLSTFSSHMTNIVQILKNIDHNSLVLFDELGAGTDPQEGAALAISILDYVYNRGSRVIATTHYSELKAYAYNREGVMNASVEFDVETLRPTYRLLIGVPGRSNAFEISRRLGLMDDIIDDAKSQISSESNKVDRMISSLEDSQKQAELDRQGASDLRKEAESLKKDLESQLEKFEKQRERLFEEAEQKAAEEVEKAQEQAKRIIHDLRTFQKGAVKEHQLIDAQKQLEDAKPELRSSKPKPKKAQAKTYEPGDEVKVISFNQKGHIVEKVGKNEYQVQLGIMKMTVKANDLEAIKSKPAVERKPFVTVRGNNSQVKTELDLRGKRYEDAQMEVERYIDDALLAGYHQVSIIHGKGTGALRKGVHEWLKRHSRVKNLRMGGMNEGGGGVTVVELK, encoded by the coding sequence TTGCAGAAAAGAGTATTACGGCTACTTGAATACGATAAAGTAAAAGAACGATTAGGGAAACATGTTTCATCCTCTTTAGGTAAACAGAAAGTTGAACAATTAACGCCTTTATTTTCACTTGAAGACGTGAATCATCAATTGGAAGGGACAGAAGAAGGGAGAAAAGTGATTCGTCTTCGCGGACAGGCTCCGCTAGGAGGAATACGTGACATTAGACAAAGTGTGAAGCGCGCTGAGATTGGTGGCACGTTAAATCCTTCTGAATTACTCGATATTTCAAGCACTATTTATGGAGGACGTCGTTTTAAAACCTTTCTTGAAAATATGATTGATGATGGTGTTGAGCTACCTCTTCTAGGAGATTTAGTTCACCAAATTATGCCAGAGACGGATCTTGAAAAAGAAATTAACGCCTGTATCGATCAGGATGGAGAAGTGCTCGATTCAGCGAGCGATGCATTACGACGCTTAAGAACGCAGCTGCGAAGTTTTGAGTCACGTGTCCGAGAGAAGTTAGAAAGTCTCATTCGCTCGTCAAGCACAAGAAAAATGCTTTCTGATGCGCTCGTTACGATTCGAAATGAACGCTACGTAATTCCAGTGAAGCAGGAGTACAGAGGTTCATTTGGTGGAATGGTTCACGATCAATCATCTTCAGGTGCAACATTATTTATTGAACCTCAATCGGTTGTTTCAATCAATAATCAGTTGAAAGAAGTAAAAGTGAAAGAAAAGCTTGAAATCGAGCGGATCTTAACTGAGCTTACAGGACACGTAGCAGAAGCTTCTGATACACTTCGACACAATGTCGAGGTGTTAGCCGATATTGATTTTATATTTGCACGTGCTTTATATGCAAATGAATTAAAAGCGACAAACCCTTCGATGAACGATGAAGGCGAACTTGAAATTAGGCAGGGGCGTCATCCACTTCTTCCTCAAGATGAAGTTGTACCTTCTTCCCTTTACCTTGGGAAAGATTACTCTTCACTCGTCATCACGGGTCCAAACACGGGAGGGAAAACCGTAACGCTTAAAACTGCTGGTCTTCTTACACTTATGGCTCAATCTGGATTACATATTCCGGCTGATGAAGGCTCCACAATGGCAGTTTTCCAGAATATCTTTGCAGACATTGGTGATGAACAGTCTATTGAACAGAGCTTGAGCACATTCTCTTCTCACATGACGAACATTGTTCAGATTTTAAAAAACATTGATCACAATAGTCTCGTTCTTTTTGATGAGCTTGGTGCGGGAACTGATCCACAGGAAGGTGCTGCACTAGCGATCTCAATCCTTGACTATGTGTATAATCGTGGATCGAGAGTGATTGCAACGACCCATTATAGCGAATTAAAAGCGTATGCTTACAATCGTGAAGGTGTTATGAATGCGAGTGTAGAATTTGATGTAGAGACGTTACGTCCTACCTATCGACTGTTAATTGGCGTACCTGGTCGAAGCAATGCGTTTGAAATTTCAAGACGTCTTGGTCTAATGGATGATATTATCGATGATGCTAAGTCGCAAATTTCTAGCGAAAGCAATAAGGTGGATCGAATGATTTCCTCCCTTGAAGATAGCCAGAAACAGGCCGAATTGGATCGACAGGGAGCGTCTGATCTAAGAAAAGAAGCAGAATCACTAAAAAAAGATCTGGAATCACAGCTTGAGAAATTTGAAAAGCAGCGTGAACGACTCTTTGAAGAAGCGGAACAAAAAGCCGCCGAAGAAGTAGAGAAAGCACAGGAACAGGCGAAGAGAATTATTCACGATCTTCGTACTTTCCAAAAAGGCGCGGTAAAAGAGCATCAGTTAATTGATGCCCAGAAACAGCTTGAGGATGCAAAGCCTGAATTGAGGTCTTCAAAGCCGAAGCCGAAAAAAGCGCAGGCAAAAACTTATGAACCTGGTGATGAAGTAAAAGTAATTAGTTTTAATCAAAAAGGACATATCGTCGAAAAAGTGGGAAAGAACGAATACCAGGTTCAACTAGGAATTATGAAAATGACGGTAAAAGCAAATGATCTTGAAGCAATTAAATCCAAGCCCGCAGTAGAACGAAAACCGTTCGTTACGGTGCGAGGAAATAATAGCCAGGTTAAAACGGAGCTCGATTTAAGAGGCAAAAGATACGAAGATGCACAAATGGAAGTAGAGCGCTACATTGATGATGCCTTACTTGCTGGATATCATCAGGTTTCAATCATTCACGGAAAAGGCACTGGAGCCCTAAGAAAAGGTGTCCATGAATGGTTGAAACGTCATTCTAGAGTGAAAAACCTTCGTATGGGTGGTATGAATGAAGGTGGCGGTGGTGTGACCGTCGTTGAACTGAAGTAG